In Myxococcus xanthus, the genomic window GTGGGCCCGTTGCGCATTCGTGAATGCGCCGCCGCGCCTGGGTGTCGGATGCTGACGTGTCGTCACATCCGGCCCGAGCCGCGAAGGATGCTTGCATGAAGATGTCGTGGAGTGGTGCGGTCCTGTCCGCCTGTGTGCTGGGGCTCACCGCCGGAGCAGCCCGCGCGGAAGAGGCGTGGAAGACGGTGGCGGAGAAGCCTTACGTGGTGAAGGTCCGCGCGCGCCCGGGCTCCGAGGCCAAGGACGTGTGGGCGGAGGGCGAGCTGGCCGCGAGCGCCGCGGATGTCCAGTCGGTGCTGCGGGACGTGGACGCCTACCGGCACTGGATGCCGTATGTGAAGGAGTCTCGCATCCTGAAGGACCTGCCGGACGAGGGGCAGCTCACGTACACGAAGCTGGACCTGCCGGTGGTGTCCTCGCGCGACTACATCTGCAGCGTGGTGTTGGAGTCCAGGCTGGCGGAGGACGGCTCGGGTGTGTTCGCGCAGCGCTGGCAGGCGACGCCGGACGCCATTCCCCAGCGGCGCGGCACCGTTCGCATCCGGCTCAACGAGGGAAGCTGGCGCGTGGAGCCTCGAGGCGAAGGAAAGTCCCATGCCGTGTACCGCTTCACCGTGGACCCGGCCGGCTCCATTCCTGGCTTCCTGGCGCGCATGGGGCAGAAGGACGCCGTGGAGGACACGTTCCGCGCGGTGGAGAAGCGTGCCCGGGAACACGCCGCATCCCGGGCACGAGCGGAATGACGCCGGTGCGCCGCAACCGATGCAGGGCCCTGGCCGGGGTGCGCAAGCCTTGCGCGTTTTCAGGGCTGTAGCGCCGCGCACCGCAAGGCACGCTTCCTGAAAGCATAATCTCCTGCTGGGCCGTGGGTCCGGAGTGGCCGGGGTGGCCGCAGTGGGAGACGAACATGGAGCTGCTGGCTCGGGAGGCCCAGGAAGCATTGCGGCAGCGCAGCCATCGGCTGCGCGCTCGGGCCTCGTTGGGGGTGGGGGGCCTGTCCTTCACCCAGGCGGAGGCGCAGGAGCTGCGGGACATCGAGGAGGCGCTGACGCGCATCGCTCATGGTGAGTTCGGCCGGTGCGCGCGCTGCGGCGGGGCCATTGGCCGGCACCGGCTGCGCGCTGTTCCAGAGGCCCGGCATTGCCTGACGTGTGCCGCCCTGGCGCGCTGAAGGCCCGCTCCCTGTCCGGGCGGGCGGCGTCGCCTGGCGAGCAGTGCCGCCGTCCCGTCTGGGAAAGAAGCCGTGCATGGGTGCATGTCTAGGGGTATAGACACGCCCGAAATGTGTCCCATGGTGAAGACCGAAGACCTGATTGACGCTCAGGCGGTGGCCGGGTTGCTGCGCCTGCGCCACGCCAACAGCGTCAGCACCTACCTGCGCCGCTATCCCGACATGCCCCGGCCCGTCCTGGACCTGGGCACGGGGCGGCCCCGGCTTTGGCTTCGTCCCCAGGTGGTGCGCTGGATGCGCGCCCGTAAGCCCGAGCAGCTCCGCGCTGGAGGTGAGTCATGACTACCGCTGTTCCCCGTTCCCCGCCCGCCGTGCTTCCGGGCCCCAACGACACCTGCTGGTGTGGCAGTGGCACCAAGTACAAGAAGTGCCACCGCGGCGCGGATGCCGCCGAGGCGCGCAAGAAGGGCCCGGAGGTGCTTCGCAAGGGCATCCGCCCGGGCGTCATCAGCCCGCGCCGCGAGGTGCCGCTCCACATCCCCCGTCCGGACTACGCGCTGACGGGCCGCCCGTCGCGCAAGGACGCGGGCTCCGACATCAAGACGCCGGACGTCATCGCCCGCATGCGCAAGGCGTGCAAGGCCGCCGCCGAGGTGCTGCAAGAGGTGGCCTCCCACGTGCGTCCGGGCATCACCACGGACGAGCTGGATGCGATTACCCACGAGGCGTACATCAAGCGGGGCGGGTACCCCAGCACGCTCAACTACCACCGCTACCCGAAGTCGCTCTGCACGTCCGTCAACGAGGTCATCTGCCACGGCATCCCGGACAGCCGGGCGCTGGAGGACGGCGATATCGTCAACCTGGACGTCACCATCTACCTGGATGGTGTGCACGGTGACTGCTCGGCGACGTACTTCGTGGGCAACGTGGATGAGGAGAGCCAGCGGCTGGTGCGCGTGACGCGCGAGTGCCTGGAGCAGGGCATCGCCGCGGTGAAGCCGGGCCGGCCCATCAGCGACATCGGCCGCGCGATTGAGACGCATGCCACCCAGCACGGCATGAGCGTGGTGCGCGCCTACTGCGGCCACGGCATCGGCGAGACGTTCCACACCTCGCTCCAGGTGCCGCACTACTACGAGGCCGAGGCCGACACCGTCATGCAGCCCGGCATGATTTTCACCGTCGAGCCGATGATCAACCTGGGCGGCTGGGGTCACCGCACTTGGGATGACGAGTGGACCGCCGTCACCGCCGACGGCACCCGCAGCGCCCAGTTC contains:
- a CDS encoding TraR/DksA family transcriptional regulator, with the protein product MGPEWPGWPQWETNMELLAREAQEALRQRSHRLRARASLGVGGLSFTQAEAQELRDIEEALTRIAHGEFGRCARCGGAIGRHRLRAVPEARHCLTCAALAR
- a CDS encoding START domain-containing protein, with translation MKMSWSGAVLSACVLGLTAGAARAEEAWKTVAEKPYVVKVRARPGSEAKDVWAEGELAASAADVQSVLRDVDAYRHWMPYVKESRILKDLPDEGQLTYTKLDLPVVSSRDYICSVVLESRLAEDGSGVFAQRWQATPDAIPQRRGTVRIRLNEGSWRVEPRGEGKSHAVYRFTVDPAGSIPGFLARMGQKDAVEDTFRAVEKRAREHAASRARAE
- the map gene encoding type I methionyl aminopeptidase, translating into MTTAVPRSPPAVLPGPNDTCWCGSGTKYKKCHRGADAAEARKKGPEVLRKGIRPGVISPRREVPLHIPRPDYALTGRPSRKDAGSDIKTPDVIARMRKACKAAAEVLQEVASHVRPGITTDELDAITHEAYIKRGGYPSTLNYHRYPKSLCTSVNEVICHGIPDSRALEDGDIVNLDVTIYLDGVHGDCSATYFVGNVDEESQRLVRVTRECLEQGIAAVKPGRPISDIGRAIETHATQHGMSVVRAYCGHGIGETFHTSLQVPHYYEAEADTVMQPGMIFTVEPMINLGGWGHRTWDDEWTAVTADGTRSAQFEHTLLVTEQGAEILTVA